From a single Nicotiana tomentosiformis chromosome 2, ASM39032v3, whole genome shotgun sequence genomic region:
- the LOC138905018 gene encoding uncharacterized protein: MSVTQYEMRFSELARYTVWLVPTDRERIRRFIDGLTYQLRFLMTRERVFGATFDEVVDIARQIEMVRSQEHEERKAKRPRGSGGPNGVHSGGQSYYSRGRPYRHAQMAYPVHRGASSCYGSYSARQSQSSLSALPD, from the coding sequence atgtctgtgacccagtacgagatgaggttttctgagttggctcgttacacagtttggttggttcccacggatagggagaggattaggaggttcattgatggcctcacatatcagttgagATTTCtcatgactagggagagggtatttggtgctactttcgacgaggtggtcgatattgctcggcagatagagatggtccgtagtcaggagcatgaggagaggaaggccaagaggcctcgaggttcgggtgGTCCCAATGGTGTTCATTCTGGGGGACAGTCTTACTACAGTAGGGGACGTCCTTACAGGCATGCTCAGATGGCCTATCCAGTTCATCGTGGAGCATCATCCTgctatggttcatacagtgctcgtcaGAGTcaatcatctctcagtgcccttccagattag
- the LOC104104911 gene encoding homeobox-leucine zipper protein ATHB-52-like, which yields MDFFNSQTRKNNLKCHKKRLTQDQVRLLEISFNSNNKLDSNRKSQLAQELGLPPRQVAIWYQNKRARWKSQSLEVDYKALQQRLDNAMLDNERLKLEVERLKEELNKAQEMLLAFNTTTNNYSSISSSCDEVGSSCLQLHDQSKHHLDKELYACLIGDEGHFGHNFFASSMS from the coding sequence ATGGATTTCTTCAATTCTCAAACTCGGAAGAACAATCTCAAGTGTCACAAGAAAAGGCTCACTCAAGATCAAGTAAGGCTTTTGGAGATTAGCTTCAACTCCAACAACAAGCTCGACTCCAATAGAAAATCCCAGCTCGCTCAGGAACTGGGATTGCCACCCAGGCAAGTTGCAATATGGTATCAGAACAAGCGAGCACGATGGAAAAGCCAGAGCCTCGAGGTTGATTACAAGGCCTTGCAACAAAGATTAGATAATGCTATGTTGGATAATGAGAGGTTAAAATTGGAAGTTGAGAGGCTTAAGGAGGAACTAAACAAAGCTCAAGAAATGTTGTTGGCATTCAACACCACAACTAATAATTATTCATCAATTTCAAGTTCTTGTGATGAAGTTGGGAGTTCATGTTTGCAGCTTCATGATCAATCCAAACATCATCTTGATAAGGAGCTCTATGCTTGTTTAATTGGTGATGAAGGCCACTTTGGCCATAATTTCTTTGCTTCATCTATGTCTTGA